The following proteins are encoded in a genomic region of Lachnospiraceae bacterium KM106-2:
- a CDS encoding holo-[acyl-carrier protein] synthase, producing MIIGIGTDLIEVERVVNACNREHFLKRCFTEKEIELIQIDKKKAAGNFAVKEAVVKMFGTGFGTIGPVDIEVLRNQEGKPYVQLYGKAKEMAKSLAIGRIHVSITNTKEYASAFVVGESER from the coding sequence TTGATTATTGGTATTGGAACTGATTTGATAGAAGTAGAGCGTGTGGTAAATGCCTGCAATAGAGAGCATTTTTTAAAACGATGCTTTACCGAGAAAGAAATTGAACTCATTCAGATTGATAAAAAGAAGGCTGCGGGAAATTTTGCGGTAAAAGAAGCAGTAGTTAAGATGTTTGGAACTGGATTTGGAACAATTGGTCCAGTTGATATTGAGGTATTAAGAAACCAAGAAGGTAAACCATACGTTCAATTGTACGGGAAAGCCAAAGAAATGGCGAAGTCACTGGCAATTGGGCGTATTCATGTTTCTATCACAAATACAAAGGAGTACGCAAGTGCATTTGTAGTTGGTGAGTCCGAAAGGTAG
- a CDS encoding NAD(P)HX epimerase / NAD(P)HX dehydratase, translating to MQYIVDSQQMKAIDQFTIEKIGIPSLVLMERAALAVSNNMLRKISKKDSILAICGTGNNGADGIAVARILMLQGNHVDIYIIGDEKRGSDAFRQQLRIAKNVGINVINNAKISEYNVIIDAIFGIGLNKKVTGSFETVILEVNANNNVVYSVDIPSGINASCGKVEGTAIQADYTISFGYYKMGQILYPGCEFMGELEIVDIGYPKEVLQEANVNAYLFEDVDLNRLPKRKNRSNKGDYGRVLVIAGTKNMSGACYLSAMAAYRTGAGLVKVLTVEDNRSVIQTKLPEAIVITYEPTNLKSKIEIDRIVREIEWATAIVIGPGIGISAASDCLLDLVLKNAKIPVIIDADGINMLAHHSEYVFEDDQGKRKIDLPGNVILTPHLKEMSRLLDCDTAYVKDNLLSIAQSVTNNKEFVLALKDARTLVSNGKELYVNVSGNNGMSTGGSGDVLTGILAALVAQGLTPNEAACIGVYIHGRAGDHAREQVGTYSLMASDIINAIPFVMK from the coding sequence ATGCAGTATATTGTTGATAGTCAGCAAATGAAAGCAATCGATCAATTTACAATAGAGAAAATTGGAATTCCAAGTCTAGTTTTAATGGAGAGAGCTGCATTAGCAGTTTCCAATAATATGCTAAGGAAAATTTCTAAAAAGGATAGTATACTAGCTATATGTGGAACTGGTAATAATGGTGCAGATGGAATCGCTGTAGCGAGGATACTTATGTTACAGGGGAACCATGTCGATATCTATATTATCGGAGATGAAAAGCGCGGTAGCGACGCATTTAGACAACAACTACGTATTGCTAAAAATGTTGGTATAAATGTTATAAACAATGCCAAGATATCAGAATATAATGTAATAATAGATGCTATCTTTGGAATCGGTCTCAATAAAAAAGTGACAGGTTCTTTTGAGACAGTGATCTTAGAGGTCAATGCTAACAATAATGTGGTATATTCGGTGGATATTCCATCCGGAATAAACGCAAGTTGTGGAAAAGTCGAAGGAACTGCTATTCAGGCAGATTATACGATCTCATTTGGCTACTATAAGATGGGGCAGATTTTATATCCAGGTTGTGAATTCATGGGAGAACTTGAGATTGTCGATATTGGCTATCCCAAAGAAGTACTTCAAGAAGCCAATGTAAATGCCTATCTATTTGAAGATGTTGATTTAAATCGCTTACCAAAAAGAAAAAACCGTTCTAATAAAGGGGATTATGGTCGAGTTCTTGTAATAGCAGGAACGAAGAATATGAGTGGTGCATGTTACCTAAGTGCTATGGCTGCGTATCGAACTGGTGCAGGTCTTGTAAAAGTGCTTACGGTTGAAGATAATCGCTCTGTGATTCAGACAAAATTACCTGAAGCTATTGTTATAACGTATGAGCCTACAAATTTAAAGAGCAAGATTGAAATAGATCGAATTGTAAGAGAAATCGAGTGGGCGACGGCGATAGTAATAGGGCCTGGAATTGGTATCAGCGCGGCATCCGATTGTTTGTTAGATTTAGTTTTAAAGAACGCAAAAATTCCGGTTATTATTGATGCAGATGGCATAAATATGCTGGCACATCATTCGGAATATGTTTTTGAAGACGATCAGGGAAAACGAAAAATTGATCTTCCTGGAAATGTGATTCTGACACCGCACTTAAAAGAAATGTCTCGTTTATTGGATTGTGATACTGCTTATGTGAAAGATAATCTGTTATCAATTGCACAGAGCGTCACAAATAATAAGGAATTTGTGCTTGCATTAAAAGATGCTAGAACATTAGTATCAAATGGAAAAGAGCTGTACGTAAATGTCAGCGGTAATAATGGAATGTCTACGGGCGGTTCAGGTGATGTATTGACCGGAATCCTCGCTGCCTTAGTTGCGCAGGGACTAACTCCAAATGAAGCGGCCTGTATAGGTGTATACATACATGGACGGGCTGGTGATCATGCCAGAGAACAGGTTGGAACCTATTCGCTTATGGCGAGTGATATTATTAATGCAATACCATTTGTAATGAAATAA
- a CDS encoding 23S rRNA (pseudouridine(1915)-N(3))-methyltransferase RlmH, translating into MKITILCVGKIKEKYFTMAIDEYSKRLSRYCKLEIIQVPDEKTPDNASEALELQIKEKEGERILKYIKDGAYVFALAIEGKQFDSVEFSNKIEKLGVNGESHIIFVIGGSLGLDPRVTKRANELISFSKMTFPHQMMRMVLLEQVYRGYRIMCGEPYHK; encoded by the coding sequence ATGAAAATAACAATTCTCTGTGTTGGAAAGATTAAAGAAAAGTATTTCACGATGGCAATTGATGAGTACTCCAAACGACTAAGTCGTTATTGCAAATTAGAGATTATTCAAGTACCAGATGAGAAGACACCGGACAACGCCAGCGAGGCACTCGAACTTCAGATCAAGGAAAAAGAGGGAGAACGTATCTTAAAGTATATCAAAGATGGTGCTTATGTCTTTGCTCTTGCGATTGAAGGGAAGCAATTCGACTCCGTTGAATTTTCCAACAAAATTGAGAAGTTGGGCGTGAATGGTGAAAGCCATATTATCTTTGTGATCGGAGGATCCCTTGGATTAGATCCAAGGGTGACGAAAAGAGCGAATGAGTTGATCAGCTTTAGTAAGATGACATTTCCTCATCAGATGATGAGAATGGTGTTGTTGGAACAGGTGTATAGAGGGTATCGGATTATGTGTGGGGAACCGTATCATAAATAA
- a CDS encoding redox-sensitive transcriptional regulator, giving the protein MTEKGISSAVIKRLPRYYRYLGELLENDVVRISSKELSEKMQVTASQIRQDLNNFGGFGQQGYGYNVEYLYTEIGKILGLDKKYNVIIIGAGNLGQALANYTDFERRGFVIKGIFDVNPRLIGLSIRGIEVHMIDELEDFIKSNRVDIAALTIPRMQAPKVAADLVKCGVRAIWNFAPVDLNLPKEIKVENVHLAESLMRLSYNLKVMDEESEDTDK; this is encoded by the coding sequence TTGACTGAAAAGGGAATATCATCAGCGGTAATTAAACGTTTGCCACGATACTATAGATACCTAGGAGAACTTTTAGAAAATGATGTAGTTCGAATATCCTCAAAAGAGTTAAGTGAAAAGATGCAGGTAACAGCGTCACAGATTCGCCAAGATTTAAATAATTTCGGTGGATTTGGACAACAGGGTTATGGCTATAATGTTGAGTATTTATATACTGAAATCGGTAAGATATTAGGACTTGACAAGAAATACAATGTAATTATCATTGGTGCCGGAAACTTAGGACAGGCATTAGCGAACTATACTGATTTTGAAAGAAGAGGGTTCGTAATCAAAGGAATCTTCGATGTAAACCCTAGATTAATCGGATTATCTATTCGAGGAATTGAAGTTCACATGATCGATGAATTAGAGGATTTCATTAAAAGTAATCGAGTAGATATCGCGGCATTGACAATTCCAAGAATGCAAGCACCTAAAGTGGCTGCAGATCTTGTTAAATGTGGTGTGAGAGCAATTTGGAACTTTGCGCCAGTTGATTTGAATTTGCCAAAAGAGATAAAAGTGGAGAATGTACACTTAGCAGAAAGTTTGATGCGCTTATCTTATAATTTAAAAGTAATGGACGAAGAAAGCGAAGACACAGATAAATAA
- a CDS encoding transcriptional regulator of rhamnose utilization, AraC family: MNYRDLDPFLRRITDHEEQYRNGYSPNYESRVNAVPHTKIINGNEVLFFRLKDLMPPKDGLFLYYRKHSRFQRFPEHCHDGIELNYMYSGSCTQIINGKKYTIKQGQTLLLNSDTVHQIEPLSENDILLNLNIEKEYLTSNFFNRFSSESIVTRFFLDNLTEGVNHNDFILFHSEKSERLHTFICEFLCEWYDPSLVSIDIISSLLTIIISELINIYKKELVHHDDHYKNNTILVLLHYIEKNYQTSTLQSTADFFNLNPNYMSNLLKKHTGYSYRELVLHQKINTAKILLNNSNLSITEIANQIGYNNVTFFYDKFKKEVGCLPGEYRKQIR, translated from the coding sequence ATGAATTATAGAGATCTGGATCCATTTTTACGTCGAATTACGGATCATGAGGAGCAGTATCGAAATGGGTATTCTCCTAATTATGAATCAAGAGTAAATGCTGTACCACATACAAAAATAATTAACGGAAATGAAGTACTATTCTTCCGGTTGAAGGACTTAATGCCACCAAAAGATGGACTATTCCTATACTATCGAAAGCACTCTCGTTTTCAAAGATTTCCTGAGCACTGTCATGATGGCATTGAGCTAAATTATATGTATTCGGGTTCCTGTACTCAAATTATTAATGGGAAAAAGTATACCATCAAGCAAGGGCAAACTCTACTTCTTAATTCTGATACCGTTCATCAAATTGAACCTTTATCTGAAAATGATATCTTGCTTAATCTAAATATCGAAAAGGAATATCTGACTAGTAATTTTTTCAACCGCTTCTCCTCCGAAAGTATCGTTACCCGCTTCTTTCTGGATAATTTAACCGAAGGGGTCAATCATAATGATTTTATACTGTTTCATTCAGAGAAAAGCGAAAGACTCCATACCTTTATCTGTGAATTTCTATGTGAATGGTATGATCCATCTCTTGTCTCTATTGATATCATCAGCAGTTTATTAACAATCATTATTTCAGAACTGATCAATATCTATAAAAAAGAACTTGTCCATCATGATGACCATTACAAGAATAATACCATACTAGTGTTACTACATTACATAGAAAAAAACTATCAGACTAGTACGCTCCAATCAACCGCTGATTTTTTCAATTTAAATCCTAACTACATGTCAAATCTTTTAAAGAAACATACTGGTTATTCCTATCGGGAATTAGTCTTACATCAAAAGATCAATACCGCTAAAATACTTTTGAATAACTCTAATTTAAGTATCACTGAAATTGCAAATCAAATAGGTTATAACAATGTCACCTTCTTTTATGATAAATTCAAGAAAGAAGTCGGCTGCCTACCAGGAGAATATCGTAAACAGATCAGATAA
- a CDS encoding alanine racemase — translation MENYYRVQANINLDAIYDNLVNLKKLTKADTRLMAIVKADGYGHGAVAIVKTVDGIVDAYGVAIIEEAIELRRANATKKPILILGYTPSPLYPQLLQYDITQTVYDYEMAEALSKVAVSQNTKAKVHIKLDTGMSRIGFKDTQASIETIKKINELPGIEITGMFTHFACADMTNKESSRKQLSRYLDFADKLQNEGITLETKHVSNSAGIMDLPEANLDMVRSGITTYGLYPSDEVLKERVALKPAMEIKSCISFVKELDAGVGIGYGSSYITEHPMRVATIPVGYADGYPRALSNKGRVLINGQSVPIVGRICMDQFMVDVTKIEDVKAGDVVTIIGTDGDETITVEELSAMAYSFNYEFVCDISKRVPRVFYRHGKQVGSMDFYNCQDKSLHFEAGNW, via the coding sequence GTGGAAAATTACTACAGAGTACAAGCAAATATTAATTTAGATGCAATCTACGATAATTTAGTGAATCTTAAGAAATTGACAAAGGCAGATACCAGATTAATGGCAATTGTAAAAGCAGATGGCTATGGTCATGGTGCAGTCGCGATTGTAAAAACAGTAGATGGAATCGTTGATGCGTATGGTGTTGCAATTATTGAAGAAGCAATTGAGCTTCGAAGAGCAAATGCGACGAAAAAACCGATATTAATCTTAGGTTACACTCCAAGTCCATTATATCCACAGTTATTACAGTATGATATCACTCAGACTGTGTATGATTATGAAATGGCCGAAGCACTTTCTAAAGTAGCTGTTAGCCAGAATACAAAAGCTAAAGTCCATATTAAATTAGATACTGGGATGAGTCGAATTGGATTCAAAGATACTCAGGCTAGTATTGAGACTATTAAAAAAATAAATGAGTTACCAGGAATTGAGATCACAGGAATGTTTACGCATTTTGCATGCGCAGATATGACAAATAAAGAATCTAGTAGAAAACAATTATCACGTTATCTAGATTTTGCTGATAAGTTACAAAATGAAGGAATTACTTTGGAGACCAAGCACGTATCTAATAGTGCAGGAATCATGGATTTGCCAGAAGCAAATCTCGACATGGTAAGAAGTGGTATTACTACATATGGCTTATACCCAAGTGATGAAGTGTTGAAGGAACGTGTAGCGTTGAAACCAGCCATGGAGATTAAGTCATGTATCAGCTTTGTGAAAGAACTTGATGCCGGAGTGGGTATCGGATATGGTAGTTCTTATATTACAGAGCATCCGATGAGAGTGGCTACGATTCCAGTTGGTTATGCAGATGGTTACCCTAGAGCTTTATCGAATAAAGGACGTGTTTTGATCAATGGACAGTCCGTACCAATTGTAGGTCGAATTTGCATGGATCAATTTATGGTTGATGTTACAAAGATAGAGGATGTTAAAGCTGGAGATGTTGTTACCATTATAGGAACAGATGGTGATGAAACCATTACGGTAGAAGAACTCTCTGCGATGGCTTATTCCTTTAATTATGAATTTGTTTGCGATATTAGTAAGCGAGTTCCGAGGGTATTTTATCGACATGGCAAACAAGTAGGAAGTATGGATTTCTACAACTGTCAGGATAAGTCCCTTCATTTTGAAGCAGGTAATTGGTAA
- a CDS encoding PTS system, beta-glucoside-specific IIB component — protein sequence MDKKYNNATEEILKEIGGVENVQRLIHCITRLRFTLKDRSKANVEALKKIEGVIDVIMTPEQCQVVIGPKVNEYFETMTQNHRELQNQTEQVSDQKGKKKSSLFEKLVDTISGIFVPILGALAGAGMLKGVLIALSSAGILSADGGTYTILYSLADAMFYFMPLALAMSAAKKFGSNMFVAFAVIAAMVYPNILGAASDGKVLKLFELISVKPMDYTNSVLPPIIIVYVLSKFEKLLNKFIPAMVRTIFVPLISMIVIFPLALIVIGPVLSIVSTWIATAFTSIYGICPPVAGAVVGGFWTLGIVLGLHWGFFPVVMNNIGTYGYDTLLPLTIATNFASAGAAFGVFLKTKNKKVKEIAGSAAFSAFVGGVTEPAVYGVNLKYKRPFYIGCIFSAIGGAIVGAVAGQYTAIMAVCAVTLPAIATFKGGLAMVAASLIAFLGATITTYLVGFNDSMIEQ from the coding sequence ATGGATAAAAAATATAACAATGCCACAGAAGAAATATTAAAGGAAATTGGTGGTGTAGAAAATGTACAACGGTTAATTCACTGTATCACAAGGTTAAGATTTACGCTAAAGGATAGAAGTAAAGCTAATGTAGAAGCATTAAAGAAAATAGAGGGTGTTATTGACGTTATTATGACGCCAGAGCAATGTCAGGTAGTAATTGGACCAAAGGTGAATGAATACTTTGAAACAATGACTCAAAATCATAGAGAATTGCAAAACCAGACAGAACAAGTGAGTGATCAGAAGGGTAAGAAAAAGAGTTCTTTATTTGAAAAATTAGTAGACACGATTTCAGGAATCTTTGTACCTATTCTAGGTGCTTTGGCAGGAGCCGGGATGTTAAAAGGGGTTCTTATTGCACTTTCATCTGCAGGTATCTTGTCTGCGGATGGTGGGACCTATACGATTTTGTATTCACTAGCAGATGCAATGTTCTATTTTATGCCACTAGCACTTGCAATGTCTGCAGCAAAGAAATTTGGCTCAAATATGTTTGTTGCATTTGCAGTTATTGCGGCTATGGTTTATCCAAATATTTTAGGTGCGGCATCAGATGGAAAAGTCTTAAAACTATTTGAGTTAATTTCTGTGAAACCAATGGATTATACGAATTCTGTATTACCACCTATTATTATTGTTTATGTATTATCTAAGTTTGAAAAATTGTTAAATAAATTCATCCCAGCTATGGTCCGTACAATCTTTGTTCCATTGATCTCAATGATTGTAATCTTCCCATTAGCTTTAATCGTGATAGGACCAGTATTATCAATCGTTAGTACATGGATCGCAACAGCATTTACTTCAATTTATGGAATCTGTCCACCAGTTGCAGGTGCAGTGGTAGGTGGATTCTGGACACTAGGAATTGTATTAGGATTACATTGGGGCTTCTTCCCGGTTGTAATGAATAATATTGGAACTTATGGATATGATACACTTCTTCCTCTTACGATTGCTACAAATTTTGCATCAGCAGGTGCTGCATTTGGTGTATTCCTTAAGACAAAGAATAAAAAAGTGAAAGAGATTGCAGGTAGTGCGGCATTTTCGGCATTTGTCGGAGGTGTAACAGAACCGGCGGTATATGGAGTCAACTTAAAATATAAAAGACCTTTTTACATAGGCTGTATTTTCTCAGCAATTGGTGGTGCCATTGTTGGTGCGGTTGCTGGTCAGTACACAGCGATCATGGCAGTTTGTGCCGTAACACTTCCAGCAATTGCTACCTTTAAGGGTGGTTTAGCAATGGTAGCTGCATCTCTGATCGCATTCCTTGGTGCAACGATTACAACTTATTTAGTTGGTTTTAATGATTCCATGATTGAACAATAG
- a CDS encoding beta-xylosidase, with amino-acid sequence MNYNNPVIRGMYPDPSACKVEGVYYLVNSSFEYMPGIPIFSSKDLVNWNQIGNCLVDPEAVGLIDCPNSGGIFAVTIRHHNDRFYIITTCFGKAGMRNFYMSASQPEGPWSDPVFINIDGIDPSFYWEAGHTYVQYTAFGKILQVEIDLVTGDVIKGPELLTTGCGGRDAEGPHIWKRNGFYYLLLAEGGTREGHMVTMLRSETIWGPYEKSPYLPVVSNRDYSREPLQSVGHADWLTDEDGNDYLIGLATRHVKHKTILGRETVLTPAYWTEDGWLRAENDFLPLQGETKFDGKQKVNHDFAIDMQSKELSLRVISPRKRHDELVQFKQGSMFVTGNDKTLFDMSDPVLLAVRQDEYDFTLESAVAFTPLNEKDEAGIAMYTDNLHHFSIFISTREGKKVLVMRKVVDDIVKENRIPYPDVDYIDLRIRGDKEKYYFEFSKDHKNFNLLDWSYNKHLSTACVNSPNTGVVGGIFVNGSQTAEFKKFTYQTLENMIENR; translated from the coding sequence ATGAATTATAACAATCCGGTGATTAGAGGAATGTATCCAGATCCTTCTGCTTGTAAGGTAGAGGGGGTATATTATCTTGTAAATTCAAGTTTCGAATACATGCCAGGAATTCCAATCTTTAGTAGTAAAGATTTGGTGAACTGGAACCAGATCGGAAACTGTTTAGTAGATCCTGAGGCAGTTGGTCTGATAGATTGTCCTAATTCAGGAGGAATCTTTGCGGTTACCATTCGTCATCATAACGACCGATTTTACATTATCACAACTTGTTTTGGAAAAGCAGGTATGCGCAACTTTTATATGAGTGCATCACAACCAGAAGGACCTTGGTCAGATCCTGTCTTTATTAATATCGATGGTATTGATCCAAGTTTTTATTGGGAAGCTGGTCATACTTATGTGCAGTATACGGCGTTTGGTAAGATCCTGCAGGTAGAGATCGATCTTGTGACTGGAGATGTAATAAAAGGACCAGAGCTTCTTACTACCGGATGTGGAGGAAGGGATGCAGAGGGACCTCATATTTGGAAAAGAAACGGATTCTATTACTTGCTCTTAGCCGAAGGTGGTACGAGAGAAGGTCATATGGTTACTATGCTAAGAAGTGAAACTATTTGGGGACCATATGAGAAATCTCCTTATCTTCCGGTTGTATCAAATCGTGATTATAGCAGAGAACCATTACAATCGGTCGGACATGCCGATTGGCTTACAGATGAAGACGGAAATGATTATCTAATTGGATTGGCAACCCGTCATGTGAAACACAAAACGATACTAGGAAGAGAAACCGTACTTACACCTGCTTATTGGACGGAAGATGGCTGGCTGCGTGCGGAGAATGATTTCCTTCCGCTTCAGGGAGAAACCAAGTTTGATGGTAAACAGAAAGTGAATCATGATTTTGCAATTGATATGCAAAGTAAAGAATTATCCCTTAGGGTCATCTCCCCAAGAAAGCGACATGATGAATTGGTTCAGTTCAAGCAAGGAAGTATGTTTGTGACTGGTAATGATAAGACGTTATTTGATATGTCGGATCCTGTATTACTTGCAGTTAGACAAGATGAGTATGACTTTACACTGGAGTCAGCGGTAGCGTTTACTCCGCTTAACGAAAAGGATGAAGCAGGAATCGCGATGTATACAGACAATTTACATCATTTTTCAATCTTTATTTCCACTCGAGAAGGTAAAAAAGTATTAGTCATGAGAAAAGTAGTAGATGATATTGTAAAAGAAAATAGGATACCTTATCCAGATGTGGATTACATTGATTTAAGAATCCGTGGTGATAAAGAAAAATATTATTTTGAATTTAGTAAGGACCATAAAAACTTTAACTTATTAGATTGGTCATATAATAAACATCTTTCTACCGCATGCGTGAATTCGCCCAACACCGGTGTTGTTGGAGGTATCTTTGTAAATGGAAGTCAAACGGCTGAATTTAAGAAGTTTACGTATCAGACATTAGAAAATATGATAGAAAATCGTTAA
- a CDS encoding programmed cell death toxin YdcE translates to MIIKRGDIFYADLRPVIGSEQGGVRPVLIVQNDTGNKHSPTVICAAITSKMNKAKLPTHVELDAEKYGIVKDSVILLEQVRTIDKSRLKEKVCHLDQEVLKKIDRALIISLALDTYV, encoded by the coding sequence GTGATTATAAAAAGAGGCGATATATTTTATGCAGATTTAAGACCAGTTATCGGATCAGAACAAGGTGGTGTTAGACCGGTTCTTATCGTTCAAAATGATACTGGTAATAAGCATAGTCCGACAGTGATATGCGCTGCAATTACATCAAAGATGAATAAAGCAAAGCTTCCAACTCATGTGGAGCTAGATGCTGAAAAATATGGAATCGTGAAAGACTCTGTTATTCTATTAGAACAGGTTAGAACGATCGATAAATCAAGATTAAAAGAAAAAGTATGTCACTTAGATCAAGAAGTCTTAAAAAAGATTGATCGAGCTTTAATTATAAGCCTTGCTCTTGATACATACGTGTGA
- a CDS encoding two-component sensor histidine kinase codes for MFRQYVKNKYRCLFMFTICLLVSGIVLYLSGTVRSQLILSALLIIVMYVCFFLSEYGRFREERLYIDKIEQELDKHFLAQELLKEPEFIEARGYYELMRLASRDMCNELATNKEQLREYREFIEEWVHELKTPLTSLELLHSAETCSDNGYELERMKYILDQCLNYIRLDTLEKDYRVETFQIDDMLHELIMEERVAIRAKQLRVFVNITEEDSMISDKKWVRFIFKQLLNNAIKYSKDKGTLTFMSRKEMNMLWVGLKDEGIGIVSEDLPRIFEKGFTGGSDKRDAASGIGLYLVSKCAKQMNLKVKVESTPEVGSLFEVGFPNDNISIL; via the coding sequence ATGTTTCGACAATATGTGAAAAATAAATACCGATGCCTTTTCATGTTTACGATATGCTTATTGGTATCGGGAATAGTTCTTTATCTGTCTGGCACAGTGAGGAGTCAGTTAATCCTTTCTGCTCTATTGATCATCGTGATGTATGTTTGTTTCTTCTTAAGTGAGTATGGCAGGTTTCGAGAGGAACGTCTCTACATAGATAAAATAGAACAGGAATTGGACAAGCACTTTTTAGCACAGGAACTATTAAAAGAACCAGAATTTATTGAAGCCAGAGGATACTATGAGCTGATGAGATTAGCCAGCCGGGATATGTGTAACGAATTGGCTACAAACAAGGAGCAGTTGCGGGAATATCGGGAATTCATTGAAGAATGGGTTCATGAACTAAAGACACCGTTAACTTCGTTAGAACTCTTACATAGTGCGGAAACGTGTTCAGACAATGGATATGAGCTGGAGCGGATGAAGTACATTTTAGATCAATGTCTCAATTATATACGGTTAGATACGTTGGAAAAAGATTATCGTGTAGAAACATTTCAAATCGATGATATGCTTCATGAGCTTATTATGGAGGAGCGAGTAGCAATTAGAGCAAAGCAATTACGTGTTTTCGTTAATATAACAGAAGAAGATAGCATGATATCGGATAAAAAATGGGTTCGATTTATATTCAAGCAGTTACTGAATAATGCGATCAAATATAGTAAAGACAAAGGTACTCTCACATTTATGAGTAGGAAAGAGATGAATATGCTATGGGTTGGATTGAAGGATGAAGGGATTGGCATTGTATCCGAGGATCTGCCGAGGATATTCGAGAAAGGATTTACTGGGGGAAGCGATAAAAGAGACGCAGCATCTGGAATTGGGCTGTATCTGGTCAGTAAATGCGCAAAACAGATGAATTTGAAGGTGAAGGTGGAATCAACACCAGAAGTTGGTAGTCTGTTTGAAGTAGGTTTTCCAAATGACAACATTTCAATTCTGTAA
- a CDS encoding two-component response regulator YvcP produces MKRIFIIEDDMHLAVKLRSVLEKNNYCAEFCKELNMWKAEFTLFQPDLLLLDINLQGTNGYVICTELRKRTRLPVIFITGRDNEEDEIRALNLGGDDYLRKPFSDALLLAYIGRQLKVHSFEYRDTVRYRNLQLDIAKRIALNNATGDSIELTGMEFQIIFYLVGKAETVVSRGEITDYIWENRCYVDENALNVNLSRLRSKLLKIKCSHLLHSIKGEGLSLCFDNM; encoded by the coding sequence ATGAAGCGTATATTTATTATTGAAGATGATATGCATTTGGCTGTAAAATTGAGATCTGTTTTGGAAAAAAATAATTACTGTGCGGAGTTTTGCAAAGAGCTGAACATGTGGAAAGCGGAATTCACTCTTTTTCAACCAGATTTGTTGCTTTTGGATATTAATTTACAAGGAACAAATGGATATGTGATCTGCACAGAACTTCGTAAGAGGACCAGACTGCCAGTAATATTTATCACTGGAAGAGACAATGAGGAAGACGAAATACGTGCACTAAATTTAGGTGGAGATGATTATTTAAGAAAGCCTTTTTCTGATGCACTGTTACTCGCGTATATTGGGAGGCAGTTGAAGGTTCATTCTTTTGAATATCGGGATACTGTGAGGTATCGAAATCTTCAGCTTGACATCGCAAAGAGGATAGCACTTAATAATGCTACAGGAGACTCGATTGAGTTGACGGGAATGGAGTTTCAAATTATCTTTTACCTGGTGGGAAAAGCAGAAACTGTTGTGTCACGTGGAGAAATCACAGACTATATATGGGAGAATCGTTGCTATGTGGATGAAAATGCTCTAAATGTCAATCTATCACGGTTAAGAAGCAAATTATTAAAGATTAAATGCAGTCATTTGCTTCATTCTATAAAAGGGGAAGGATTAAGTTTATGTTTCGACAATATGTGA